In Kangiella profundi, one DNA window encodes the following:
- a CDS encoding DUF2884 family protein, giving the protein MNYKIKTLAIAVLMATGAGVANANSQTCDVDMAYDVNLNGNEIVFTKNNQESVVIKDSNSLSLDGKAQRLTAKQVQLLHEYAEQVRELLPAASEIAEDASLLALDAVRDVTSVLLEHNPAKAEEIIARVDTIAAELKKHISDSHLRPEAIGDYLAGAEFEKEFEALMEESVTEFVQVNIPTMVAAAMSGNEEKVKAFEERMEKFGQEMESKYEAKAKIIEQKADALCDLVKQIEAKEDSFVNAFADYEKYQLIQ; this is encoded by the coding sequence ATGAACTATAAAATAAAAACGTTAGCCATTGCTGTTTTAATGGCGACAGGTGCGGGTGTAGCAAATGCAAACAGCCAGACATGTGATGTGGACATGGCTTATGACGTTAACTTGAATGGTAACGAGATTGTTTTTACTAAGAACAATCAAGAATCTGTAGTTATTAAAGACAGCAATTCATTGTCATTGGATGGCAAAGCTCAGAGATTAACGGCAAAGCAGGTTCAGCTGTTGCATGAGTATGCTGAGCAAGTTCGTGAACTACTGCCCGCCGCCAGTGAAATTGCGGAAGACGCTTCATTATTAGCGTTGGATGCAGTTCGTGATGTGACCAGTGTTTTATTGGAGCATAATCCAGCAAAAGCGGAAGAAATTATTGCTCGAGTCGACACGATCGCCGCTGAATTGAAAAAGCACATTAGTGACTCACATCTACGCCCGGAAGCCATTGGTGATTATCTAGCCGGTGCTGAGTTTGAAAAGGAGTTTGAAGCGTTGATGGAGGAAAGTGTCACTGAGTTCGTACAGGTAAACATTCCAACCATGGTCGCGGCGGCGATGAGCGGCAATGAAGAAAAGGTTAAGGCTTTTGAAGAGCGAATGGAAAAGTTTGGTCAGGAAATGGAATCAAAATATGAAGCCAAGGCTAAAATCATTGAGCAAAAGGCTGATGCCTTGTGTGATTTGGTTAAACAAATTGAGGCCAAAGAAGACTCATTTGTGAATGCCTTTGCTGATTACGAGAAGTATCAGCTGATTCAGTAA
- a CDS encoding DUF4404 family protein, which yields MPDSNQNQSDILILAEKLIQALDTDSQLSDKEEAALTRLEFVIESKLFLQDSRESPDEFLLERFQDRLVEFEQEHPSLAGLVRRISNSLSNMGV from the coding sequence ATGCCTGATTCCAACCAAAACCAGAGCGATATCCTCATATTGGCCGAAAAGCTAATTCAGGCTCTGGATACCGATAGTCAGTTGTCTGATAAAGAAGAGGCTGCGTTGACCCGATTAGAGTTTGTGATTGAATCCAAGCTATTTTTGCAGGATAGCCGCGAATCACCAGATGAGTTTCTACTCGAGCGCTTCCAGGACCGCTTGGTTGAGTTTGAGCAGGAGCATCCTTCTTTGGCCGGTTTAGTGCGCCGTATTTCAAACAGTTTAAGCAATATGGGCGTCTAA
- a CDS encoding NAD(P)/FAD-dependent oxidoreductase: MKKIIVLGAGIGGIPMAYELRDELKEQAEITVVSDLPYFEFTPSNPWVAVNWRKKEQIRVELAEVFAKRKINFVHSAAKKVKPESNQVELDNGETLEYDYLVIATGPALAFDDVKGLGPEHFTHSICKTDHADSTRVHWEKFVENPGPIVVGAVQGASCFGPAYEYALILDTDLRKRKIRDQVPITFVTSEPYIGHLGLDGVGDTKSLLESKLRDANINWITNATVDEITADEIHVTEHFRDGQTIKHDPLKFKHSMLLPSFRGIDAVFGIEGLTNPKGFILTDEYQRNPTFKNVFAVGVCVAIPPIGKTPVPVGVPKTGYMIESMVTATVHNIKALIEDKEPDTKPSLNALCLADFGDGGVAFIAKPQIPPRNLNWSGSGKWVHYAKVLFEKYFLHKVRRGTSEPFWEKFIMDMIGVKKLKK; encoded by the coding sequence ATGAAGAAAATTATAGTACTAGGCGCAGGTATTGGTGGTATCCCAATGGCTTATGAGCTGAGGGACGAGCTCAAAGAACAAGCTGAGATTACCGTTGTTAGCGACCTGCCCTATTTTGAATTCACTCCATCCAACCCGTGGGTCGCTGTTAACTGGCGAAAAAAAGAACAAATCCGCGTGGAGCTTGCCGAGGTCTTCGCTAAGCGAAAAATTAATTTTGTTCATTCTGCGGCAAAAAAAGTTAAGCCCGAAAGTAACCAGGTTGAACTGGATAATGGTGAAACTCTCGAATATGACTATTTGGTCATTGCCACAGGGCCTGCACTTGCTTTCGATGATGTTAAAGGTTTAGGTCCGGAACACTTCACGCACTCCATCTGTAAAACAGATCACGCAGACAGCACACGCGTACATTGGGAAAAGTTTGTCGAGAACCCTGGTCCTATTGTGGTGGGTGCAGTGCAAGGCGCTTCTTGTTTTGGTCCTGCTTACGAATATGCGCTAATCCTCGACACTGATCTTCGTAAACGAAAAATTCGCGACCAGGTACCAATTACTTTTGTCACCTCAGAACCTTATATTGGTCACTTGGGACTGGACGGAGTTGGTGATACCAAAAGTCTTCTGGAGTCAAAACTTCGCGATGCCAATATAAATTGGATAACTAACGCCACAGTTGATGAAATCACAGCTGATGAAATTCATGTAACCGAACACTTCCGCGACGGACAGACTATTAAGCATGATCCACTAAAGTTCAAGCATTCAATGTTACTTCCATCATTCCGTGGCATTGATGCTGTATTTGGAATTGAAGGATTAACTAATCCCAAAGGGTTCATTCTGACCGATGAGTATCAAAGAAACCCAACCTTCAAAAACGTATTTGCAGTAGGTGTTTGTGTGGCCATTCCGCCAATCGGCAAGACACCTGTTCCCGTTGGTGTTCCAAAAACTGGCTACATGATTGAATCCATGGTTACGGCTACCGTACATAATATTAAGGCATTGATAGAAGACAAAGAACCTGACACAAAGCCTAGTTTGAATGCACTATGCCTTGCAGATTTTGGTGATGGTGGCGTAGCCTTTATTGCCAAGCCACAAATACCACCACGCAATTTGAACTGGTCCGGTAGTGGCAAATGGGTTCATTACGCCAAAGTGTTGTTTGAGAAATATTTCTTGCACAAAGTTAGACGCGGAACGTCAGAGCCGTTCTGGGAAAAATTCATTATGGATATGATTGGTGTTAAGAAGTTGAAGAAATAA
- the megL gene encoding methionine gamma-lyase, with the protein MSSGKFSNIETKAIHSGRIGDPSFGSLATPIHQTSTFVFDNVEQGANRFAGEEQGYIYSRLGNPTVRELEQKMAALENTEDAAAFGSGMGAVSATLLANLKAGDHLVASAALYGCTFALINHKLKDLGIEATFVDITKPIEVEAAIKENTKLIYFETPINPNLVCADMQAISDIAKRHNLLTILDNTFMSPVLQQPSDYGMDLIIHSATKYLNGHGDVVAGITCGSAEQIENIKMTTLKDMGAVMSPNDAWLILRGLKTLSVRVERHCDNAEKVAEFLEANDQIEQVYYPGLKSHPAHHLIGKQMKRAGGVIAFEVKGGFDDAVRFMNSLKMCRIAVSLGDAETLIQHPASMTHSPYTPEERAAAGISETLIRISVGLEHVDDIIGDLEQALKAKQIKAA; encoded by the coding sequence ATGAGTTCAGGTAAGTTTTCCAATATTGAAACTAAAGCAATCCATTCTGGCCGAATTGGTGATCCCAGTTTTGGATCTTTAGCCACTCCTATCCACCAAACTTCTACTTTTGTCTTCGACAATGTAGAGCAGGGTGCAAATCGCTTTGCTGGTGAAGAACAGGGGTATATCTATAGTCGCTTAGGTAATCCAACGGTGCGCGAACTTGAACAGAAAATGGCGGCTTTGGAAAACACTGAAGACGCAGCCGCTTTTGGTTCTGGTATGGGTGCTGTTTCGGCTACTCTACTGGCGAATTTAAAAGCAGGTGATCATCTGGTTGCTTCTGCAGCTTTGTACGGATGCACATTTGCTTTAATCAATCACAAGTTAAAAGATTTGGGTATTGAAGCAACTTTTGTGGATATTACAAAACCAATTGAAGTTGAAGCAGCAATAAAAGAAAACACCAAACTTATCTATTTTGAAACACCCATCAACCCGAACCTGGTTTGTGCAGATATGCAGGCGATTTCTGATATCGCCAAAAGACATAACTTGCTGACTATTCTTGATAATACCTTTATGTCACCAGTGTTACAGCAACCTAGCGATTACGGTATGGACTTGATTATCCATAGCGCCACCAAATATTTGAATGGTCATGGTGATGTTGTTGCCGGTATTACTTGTGGCAGCGCTGAACAGATTGAAAATATTAAAATGACGACGCTTAAAGATATGGGCGCGGTCATGAGTCCTAACGACGCCTGGTTAATTCTACGTGGCTTAAAAACACTTTCTGTTCGTGTTGAACGCCATTGTGATAATGCAGAAAAGGTTGCTGAATTTTTGGAGGCCAACGATCAGATCGAGCAGGTTTATTATCCAGGTCTTAAAAGCCATCCAGCTCATCACCTGATTGGCAAGCAAATGAAAAGAGCGGGCGGGGTTATTGCCTTTGAAGTGAAAGGTGGTTTTGATGATGCCGTGCGTTTTATGAATAGCCTAAAAATGTGTCGAATTGCAGTAAGCCTTGGTGATGCAGAAACCTTGATTCAACACCCAGCATCAATGACCCATTCTCCTTATACCCCAGAGGAGCGAGCTGCTGCCGGTATCAGCGAAACGCTCATTCGTATTTCTGTGGGGCTTGAGCATGTTGATGATATTATTGGCGACCTTGAACAGGCATTGAAAGCTAAGCAAATCAAAGCGGCTTAG
- a CDS encoding Lrp/AsnC family transcriptional regulator, which yields MVAYSPEIELDSVDQKILQILQNDGRLTNAELAKQVHLSPPAVHARVKRLEQKGVIARYVALVDRQKVGYDNLCFVEFSLQLHRYEQIQNILDKVTSWPEVLECHNVTGEYDYVLKVAVKNTQSLEHFISKKMIPLEGVAKVHTTLVLKEVKATMAINILDD from the coding sequence ATGGTAGCATATTCACCAGAAATTGAATTGGATTCTGTGGATCAAAAGATCTTGCAGATACTACAAAACGACGGTCGTTTGACCAATGCCGAGCTTGCCAAGCAGGTCCATCTGTCTCCTCCTGCGGTACATGCCCGTGTGAAGCGATTGGAACAGAAGGGTGTTATTGCTCGCTACGTTGCTTTGGTCGATAGGCAGAAAGTGGGTTACGACAACTTATGTTTTGTGGAGTTTAGCCTGCAGCTTCATCGTTATGAGCAGATCCAGAATATTTTAGATAAGGTGACGTCCTGGCCAGAGGTCTTAGAGTGCCATAATGTGACCGGTGAATATGATTATGTGCTTAAGGTTGCGGTTAAAAATACCCAGTCCCTTGAGCACTTTATTTCAAAGAAGATGATTCCACTGGAAGGAGTCGCCAAAGTTCATACCACTCTGGTATTGAAGGAGGTGAAAGCCACGATGGCTATCAATATTCTTGACGATTAA
- a CDS encoding alpha/beta hydrolase — MKQLVILIHGMGRTRFSMRSLEKYFKDEGYQVINESYDSRSKKIETIAVEHIGQLLSSIDSDEYEAIHFVTHSLGGIMLRYYLSHHSINKLGRIVMIAPPNQGSEVAELYKDKLWYKLATGKPGQQLYINNNPLFEQLKPVSADVGIMIGTKSSDPWFNHAFAGPNDGKVSVESARLPEMKDFITVDHGHTFIMNNRKVQQQIAHFLQHGIFEQ; from the coding sequence ATGAAGCAGTTAGTCATCCTAATTCATGGCATGGGTCGTACCCGATTCTCCATGCGTTCATTGGAAAAGTACTTTAAAGATGAGGGTTACCAGGTAATCAATGAGTCTTACGACTCACGAAGCAAGAAGATAGAAACTATTGCTGTTGAGCATATCGGTCAGTTACTGAGCTCTATTGATAGTGACGAATACGAAGCCATCCACTTTGTTACTCACTCACTGGGCGGGATTATGCTCCGCTACTACCTGAGCCACCACTCAATAAATAAACTTGGTCGTATCGTCATGATCGCTCCGCCCAATCAGGGCAGCGAAGTGGCTGAACTCTACAAAGACAAGCTGTGGTACAAATTAGCCACCGGTAAACCCGGCCAGCAACTGTATATCAACAACAACCCACTGTTCGAGCAGCTAAAGCCAGTTTCAGCAGATGTTGGAATAATGATAGGTACCAAATCCTCCGACCCATGGTTCAATCATGCTTTTGCCGGACCTAATGACGGCAAAGTCTCCGTTGAAAGCGCACGACTGCCAGAAATGAAAGATTTCATAACCGTCGATCACGGTCACACCTTCATTATGAACAATAGAAAAGTACAACAACAGATAGCACACTTCTTGCAACATGGAATTTTTGAGCAATAA
- a CDS encoding S9 family peptidase: MKKLLISLSLLLASTGLMAKDDGMTLEDISKLQSVTSIDVSPNGEYIAFTQSKPRTPYVDEDGTAWNQLFVMKKGGEARPFITGNVNIGGVQWAHDSSTIYYTAKRGQDKYNSLYKIPVDGGESQQVLSFETDIGAYTISHDGSKLVFLAKEEDPKHLEKLDKKGFKAKVYEEDIKMTHAWLYELASQEDSQKPQKLDIKDHVLSVAFSPVNDQLMIQTSPTSLIDDIYMKKSLKVVDLDGDIVASFKTEGKQGKAVWSTDGKQIAFLGANDYNDPTDGALYVANVNDETIYKRVANLTSHVMDLAWSGDDVIYIEHQGVESRIVKAAINRKIADRPVVDYGNGIHSRLSVSSTGDIYAMTDTASHPREVYAFNAKGFERLTNSNPWLADKALGKQVAYEYEARDGLKIQGVLVYPLNYKKGKRYPMIAFIHGGPEAHESNGWKTNYGDPAQYASAQGYFSFFPNYRGSTGRGDEFARLDQHGYADPEFTDILDGKLALVKDGVVDTDKVGITGGSYGGYATAWSSTALSEHYAAGVMFVGISNQLSKFGTTDIPNEMQAVHARAWPWDDYQWMLETSPIYHAPKGKTPLLIMHGEADTRVHPSQSMEMYRYLKTLGNAPVRLVLYPGEGHGNRKAAAQLDYSMRLMRWMDHYLKGKGGNPPPYDLKHEEKLENGSDSSES; the protein is encoded by the coding sequence ATGAAAAAGTTATTGATTTCTTTGAGTTTGCTTCTGGCCTCTACAGGCTTGATGGCAAAAGATGACGGCATGACTTTGGAAGATATTTCAAAGTTACAGTCCGTTACTTCAATTGATGTATCGCCTAATGGTGAATACATTGCATTTACACAGTCGAAACCACGTACGCCTTATGTTGATGAAGATGGCACAGCGTGGAACCAATTGTTTGTCATGAAGAAGGGTGGCGAAGCTCGTCCATTCATCACAGGTAACGTCAACATTGGTGGTGTTCAGTGGGCGCATGATAGCTCGACTATCTATTACACTGCCAAGCGTGGCCAAGATAAATACAACTCACTGTACAAAATTCCGGTTGATGGTGGTGAGTCACAGCAGGTTTTAAGTTTTGAAACCGATATTGGTGCTTACACTATCAGTCATGATGGCTCGAAACTGGTATTCCTTGCTAAAGAGGAAGACCCTAAACATTTAGAGAAGCTGGATAAAAAAGGTTTTAAAGCGAAGGTTTATGAAGAAGACATTAAAATGACTCATGCCTGGTTGTATGAGTTAGCTTCGCAGGAAGACTCTCAAAAACCACAAAAGCTGGACATCAAAGACCACGTTTTATCAGTAGCCTTCTCGCCGGTAAATGATCAATTGATGATTCAAACGTCACCAACCTCTTTGATTGACGACATCTACATGAAGAAGTCATTAAAAGTTGTTGATTTGGATGGCGATATCGTTGCCAGCTTTAAAACCGAAGGTAAGCAGGGTAAAGCTGTATGGTCAACCGATGGTAAGCAGATTGCTTTCCTTGGTGCCAATGATTACAACGATCCTACTGATGGTGCTCTATACGTCGCAAATGTTAATGATGAAACCATTTATAAGCGTGTTGCTAATTTGACCAGCCACGTTATGGATCTAGCTTGGAGCGGTGATGATGTCATTTACATTGAGCATCAGGGTGTTGAAAGCCGTATCGTAAAAGCCGCCATTAACCGCAAAATCGCTGACCGCCCAGTGGTCGATTATGGCAACGGTATCCACAGTCGTTTAAGCGTATCTAGCACCGGCGATATTTATGCCATGACTGATACAGCTTCTCATCCACGCGAAGTTTATGCATTTAATGCAAAGGGCTTTGAGCGTCTAACAAACAGCAACCCATGGTTAGCAGATAAAGCGCTTGGTAAACAGGTGGCTTATGAGTATGAAGCGCGTGATGGTCTGAAAATTCAAGGTGTTCTGGTTTATCCATTGAACTACAAGAAAGGCAAGCGTTACCCAATGATTGCCTTCATTCATGGTGGCCCGGAAGCGCATGAATCCAACGGCTGGAAAACCAACTATGGTGATCCTGCACAATATGCTTCAGCTCAAGGATATTTCTCATTCTTCCCTAATTACCGTGGTAGCACAGGTCGTGGTGACGAGTTTGCGCGCCTCGATCAACATGGCTATGCCGATCCTGAGTTCACTGACATTTTGGACGGCAAACTGGCACTAGTAAAAGACGGCGTGGTTGATACTGATAAAGTAGGCATTACCGGCGGTTCTTACGGTGGTTATGCTACTGCATGGTCATCAACTGCATTGTCTGAACACTATGCAGCAGGCGTGATGTTTGTTGGTATTTCGAATCAGCTTTCTAAGTTTGGTACTACAGATATTCCTAATGAAATGCAGGCCGTTCACGCGCGCGCATGGCCTTGGGATGATTATCAGTGGATGTTGGAAACCAGCCCGATTTATCATGCTCCAAAAGGTAAAACGCCGTTGTTGATCATGCATGGTGAAGCTGATACTCGCGTACACCCGTCGCAGTCAATGGAAATGTATCGTTACCTCAAAACATTGGGTAATGCGCCTGTGCGATTGGTCCTTTACCCAGGTGAAGGTCATGGTAACCGTAAGGCAGCCGCGCAACTTGATTACTCAATGCGTCTAATGCGCTGGATGGATCATTACCTGAAAGGTAAGGGTGGTAATCCTCCTCCTTATGACCTAAAGCATGAAGAGAAGCTAGAAAACGGTTCTGATAGCTCTGAGAGTTAA
- a CDS encoding chorismate mutase: MNSEIIQNLRSDIDELDRQLMALVEKRAQLVLRLSDEKKQLGMTDYDPTREQAIIERLYQEYKPTFSQSEIEAIFKPIFKASLRIQQP, encoded by the coding sequence GTGAATTCAGAGATAATACAGAACTTACGCTCAGACATTGATGAGCTTGATAGGCAATTAATGGCACTGGTTGAAAAACGGGCACAGCTGGTTCTCAGGCTCAGTGACGAGAAAAAACAGCTGGGTATGACCGATTATGACCCTACAAGAGAACAGGCCATCATTGAGCGTTTATATCAGGAATATAAACCGACATTCAGTCAGTCCGAGATCGAGGCTATATTCAAACCAATATTTAAAGCCAGCTTGAGAATACAGCAGCCATAA
- the cmoA gene encoding carboxy-S-adenosyl-L-methionine synthase CmoA — protein MTERKDTIFAEPQDIKKFEFDQKVVEVFPDMIKRSVPGYTTIIQGIAEIAQRFVQPNSTIYDLGCSLGAASLAIRQTVDRSDCKIIAVDNSPAMIDRCQMIQSSYNFSMPIEVMEADINELEMSSASMVILNFTLQFLPRGHRQELVNRIYDALLPGGCLVLSEKITIQHKALDEHIIDLHHDFKKQNGYSDMEIAQKRAALENVLLPDTREKHYQRFANAGFSQFDSWFQHYNFASFIAVK, from the coding sequence ATGACAGAGCGTAAAGACACCATTTTCGCAGAGCCGCAGGATATCAAGAAATTTGAGTTTGACCAGAAAGTGGTCGAAGTGTTTCCAGATATGATAAAGCGCTCAGTGCCAGGCTACACAACCATCATTCAGGGCATTGCTGAAATTGCTCAGCGCTTTGTCCAGCCCAATAGCACCATTTACGATTTAGGCTGCTCGCTGGGCGCCGCATCTTTGGCTATCCGCCAGACAGTTGATCGCTCAGACTGCAAGATTATTGCAGTCGATAATTCTCCTGCAATGATTGATCGCTGTCAGATGATCCAATCCAGTTATAACTTTTCTATGCCGATTGAAGTCATGGAAGCGGACATCAATGAGCTTGAAATGTCATCAGCCAGCATGGTTATTCTGAACTTTACACTACAGTTTTTGCCCCGAGGCCATAGACAGGAATTGGTAAACCGCATTTATGATGCTCTACTTCCTGGCGGCTGTCTGGTGTTATCTGAGAAGATTACAATACAACATAAAGCTCTCGACGAGCATATAATCGACCTGCACCATGACTTCAAAAAACAGAATGGTTATAGCGATATGGAAATAGCACAGAAGCGTGCAGCGCTTGAAAATGTGTTGTTACCGGATACTCGTGAAAAACATTATCAGCGTTTTGCCAATGCTGGCTTCAGCCAATTCGACAGCTGGTTTCAGCATTACAACTTCGCTTCATTTATAGCCGTAAAATAA
- the cmoB gene encoding tRNA 5-methoxyuridine(34)/uridine 5-oxyacetic acid(34) synthase CmoB — MINFSNTYKAISDTRLHPWLDQFKHAVNQRMADYTHGNLSDWIKLLKELPDITPDHIELASKVEIGSAAQLSEDEQKQLKQLLMKFHPWRKGPFHLFGQHIDTEWRSDWKWDRLKDQISSLEDRIVLDVGCGNGYHCWRMAAQNPKLVIGIDPSQLFLMQFAVMQTYLSDYPVHYLPVGLEYLPENLSDQGFDTIFSMGVLYHRRSPIDHILHMKNLLRPGGELVLETLVIDGEADQCLIPKDRYAQMNNVWFIPTTGMLKNWLAKLDFQDIKIANVAKTGLNEQRATEWMTFQSLEDYLDPQNKDLTIEGYPAPKRAVMVATKPNKKAGK; from the coding sequence ATGATTAATTTTAGTAACACCTATAAAGCTATTTCCGATACCCGACTTCATCCCTGGCTTGATCAATTCAAGCATGCCGTGAATCAACGAATGGCAGATTACACTCATGGCAATTTGAGTGACTGGATTAAATTACTTAAAGAGCTTCCGGATATCACTCCAGATCATATTGAGTTGGCAAGTAAGGTAGAAATTGGAAGCGCAGCTCAATTATCAGAAGATGAGCAAAAACAGCTGAAACAACTGCTAATGAAGTTCCATCCCTGGCGCAAAGGGCCATTTCATTTATTTGGCCAGCATATTGATACCGAATGGCGTTCTGACTGGAAGTGGGATCGCTTAAAAGACCAAATTAGCTCTCTTGAAGACCGCATCGTACTTGATGTTGGCTGTGGCAATGGCTATCATTGTTGGCGAATGGCAGCTCAAAATCCTAAGCTAGTCATCGGCATTGACCCATCCCAGCTTTTCTTGATGCAGTTTGCTGTTATGCAAACCTATCTGTCCGACTACCCGGTTCACTATTTGCCTGTTGGTCTTGAGTACCTGCCGGAAAACTTATCCGATCAAGGGTTTGATACCATCTTTTCCATGGGTGTTCTTTATCATCGCCGCTCCCCCATTGATCATATATTGCACATGAAAAACCTGCTCCGCCCCGGCGGTGAGTTGGTACTTGAAACCTTGGTTATCGATGGCGAAGCTGATCAGTGCCTCATTCCGAAAGACCGTTATGCACAGATGAATAATGTCTGGTTTATTCCAACCACCGGCATGCTTAAAAACTGGCTAGCAAAACTGGATTTTCAGGATATTAAAATCGCTAACGTTGCCAAGACTGGGCTTAATGAACAGCGTGCGACTGAATGGATGACCTTCCAGTCGCTTGAAGATTATCTGGATCCACAGAATAAGGATCTGACCATTGAGGGTTATCCAGCACCAAAACGTGCGGTCATGGTTGCCACAAAACCCAATAAAAAGGCAGGCAAATAA
- a CDS encoding pseudouridine synthase — MADYHIVPFCPEPVRILHPDKHFLFVNKPAGLLSIPGRHEENKDCVVTRLQNHPKSKTASIVHRLDMATSGVMILAQTKFAHREISKQFELRQTDKYYIAVVDGIVEKDSGVIDLPMIADWPNRPKQKIDFEQGKKAITEWEVLERDLEKQITRLKLKPVTGRSHQLRLHCFELGHPILGCNLYNKNGSETKAKRLLLHAASLTITHPKTGKTITVESPCPF; from the coding sequence ATGGCTGATTACCATATAGTCCCCTTTTGCCCCGAGCCAGTACGCATCTTGCATCCCGACAAGCACTTTCTATTTGTAAACAAGCCGGCGGGGCTGTTGAGCATCCCAGGGCGTCATGAAGAAAATAAAGACTGTGTAGTTACCAGGCTACAGAATCATCCTAAATCAAAAACTGCCTCAATCGTGCATCGCCTCGATATGGCAACATCAGGGGTTATGATATTGGCGCAAACCAAATTTGCTCATCGGGAAATCAGCAAACAATTTGAATTGCGCCAGACTGACAAATACTACATCGCAGTTGTAGATGGCATTGTGGAAAAAGACAGTGGCGTTATAGACCTGCCCATGATTGCCGACTGGCCAAATCGTCCTAAGCAGAAAATAGATTTTGAACAGGGTAAAAAAGCGATTACCGAATGGGAAGTTCTTGAACGCGATTTAGAAAAACAAATCACTCGATTAAAGCTAAAACCAGTTACCGGACGCAGCCATCAGCTCCGACTTCACTGCTTTGAGCTAGGCCACCCCATTCTAGGCTGCAACTTATACAATAAAAATGGTTCAGAAACCAAAGCCAAGCGCTTATTGCTGCACGCAGCAAGCCTGACCATTACACACCCTAAAACAGGCAAAACCATAACCGTAGAATCACCCTGCCCGTTTTAG
- a CDS encoding DUF2489 domain-containing protein codes for MTTFYIIAGSITIVLASYAAFLLVKLNKQKKAMQQSELAQAEKHDARMESIIESITSIAKAMKHEQCPTIEGCIRLKVLIDQLRLEDPLKENFTVFYTVYDKTAHIPTHQGWKDLKTKKKMVHTKLMMEIESEYEAEIKQSVEKVIEHFQTAVQSAS; via the coding sequence ATGACTACTTTTTACATCATAGCGGGAAGCATAACCATCGTTCTTGCTAGTTATGCAGCATTCCTTCTCGTAAAGCTTAATAAACAGAAGAAGGCGATGCAGCAATCAGAGTTAGCACAGGCAGAAAAGCATGATGCTCGAATGGAATCGATTATTGAAAGCATCACCTCAATCGCAAAGGCTATGAAGCATGAGCAATGCCCAACGATTGAAGGCTGTATTCGTCTAAAAGTTCTTATCGATCAATTACGACTGGAAGATCCCTTAAAAGAGAACTTTACCGTTTTCTATACCGTTTATGACAAAACTGCACATATCCCAACGCATCAGGGCTGGAAAGACTTAAAAACCAAGAAAAAGATGGTTCACACAAAGTTGATGATGGAGATTGAGTCAGAGTATGAAGCGGAAATAAAACAGTCGGTTGAAAAGGTTATCGAGCACTTTCAGACGGCGGTGCAAAGCGCCTCTTAG
- a CDS encoding YqiA/YcfP family alpha/beta fold hydrolase: MMNIWYLHGFRSSAKSPKVKAMQQAFPSCHVRGISYTPHSPVVAEEILINEYEKLIGKDDVLIVVGTSLGGFWARWLASELPIQSLMINPSLHPDKTLETGEFTVYGEFNEMIKVTNKDLQDFNHYKVTSQPYGECQVALAMDDEVLDSASTAKELEGIYLIHKFDTGTHRFTDFERIFPVIEQMVGK; this comes from the coding sequence ATGATGAACATCTGGTATTTACATGGCTTTAGAAGCTCCGCCAAAAGCCCTAAAGTTAAAGCGATGCAACAGGCATTTCCAAGCTGTCATGTTCGGGGTATTAGTTACACGCCACACTCACCGGTTGTGGCCGAAGAAATTCTTATCAATGAGTATGAAAAGCTGATAGGTAAAGATGATGTTCTGATCGTTGTTGGAACTTCGCTTGGTGGCTTCTGGGCTAGATGGCTGGCTTCTGAACTTCCTATTCAATCATTAATGATTAACCCATCCTTGCATCCCGATAAAACGCTCGAAACCGGAGAGTTTACGGTTTATGGCGAGTTTAACGAGATGATTAAAGTTACGAATAAAGACCTGCAAGATTTTAACCACTACAAGGTCACTAGTCAGCCCTATGGAGAATGCCAAGTTGCACTGGCAATGGATGATGAAGTGCTGGACTCAGCTAGCACCGCAAAAGAACTGGAAGGCATCTACCTGATACATAAATTCGACACAGGCACTCATCGCTTTACCGACTTCGAGCGGATTTTTCCGGTCATTGAACAGATGGTTGGCAAATGA